One Halorarum halophilum DNA window includes the following coding sequences:
- a CDS encoding site-specific integrase produces the protein MSYRWTTKNLDDLEQFYYTEVEPALQADGLDSATERPTYTWMVEHGFSGFIKALRRDHGLTPTEFYDRIDVGTTEAEDEYWGIEHDLVRNLLSSYIDELLNRRGHPETTVYPLRSRLKKYVQVYAEVNETADFVAPLRDEAERPAEIDRALAVFDILNEVLGTPASKFKYLEDTRRFYKHLIRSGHALYNPLAEMEKRFGWDRPEWDNPALTRDQIQALYAAAETPEERFIVVGLAGWGIRPSELCALHTRQLVLAPVDDDHPYIRFTDGERKNGPGTVSLLAGLDNLKARIDALADDSEWNGYLFPSSTATAGHLTTGTLRRWFADIAVRADVTVAGSAPTPKLCRRFWYSLYGEVVRDLAEQFEPIAADQGSTSADVVLSNYLSEAERRSHRRAAMDSTLSTLFVEG, from the coding sequence ATGAGTTACCGCTGGACGACGAAGAACCTCGACGATCTCGAGCAGTTCTACTACACCGAGGTTGAGCCTGCATTGCAGGCCGACGGGCTCGATTCCGCTACAGAACGCCCTACGTACACATGGATGGTCGAGCACGGCTTCTCCGGCTTCATCAAGGCACTCCGGCGAGATCACGGACTCACGCCTACCGAGTTCTACGACCGGATAGACGTCGGAACCACCGAGGCGGAGGACGAGTACTGGGGGATTGAGCACGACCTCGTCCGTAATCTCCTTTCCAGCTACATTGATGAGCTACTCAACCGGCGTGGCCACCCTGAAACGACGGTCTACCCCCTCCGGTCGCGCCTAAAGAAGTACGTTCAGGTGTACGCTGAGGTCAACGAGACCGCTGATTTCGTTGCCCCGCTCCGCGACGAGGCCGAGCGGCCAGCCGAAATCGATCGTGCCCTGGCCGTCTTCGATATCCTCAACGAAGTGCTCGGGACTCCTGCCTCGAAATTCAAGTACCTCGAGGACACGCGCCGCTTCTACAAGCACCTCATACGGTCCGGACACGCGCTCTACAACCCGCTAGCCGAGATGGAGAAGCGATTCGGCTGGGATCGGCCGGAGTGGGACAACCCGGCCCTCACACGCGACCAAATCCAGGCACTCTACGCGGCCGCCGAAACGCCTGAAGAACGGTTCATCGTCGTTGGGTTAGCTGGGTGGGGAATTCGCCCCTCGGAGCTGTGCGCACTCCACACCCGCCAGCTCGTTCTGGCGCCTGTTGATGACGATCACCCGTACATCCGATTCACGGATGGAGAACGGAAGAACGGACCAGGGACGGTCAGTCTCCTCGCTGGGCTCGACAACCTCAAGGCCCGGATCGATGCACTTGCCGACGACAGCGAGTGGAACGGCTACCTGTTTCCATCCTCGACTGCCACCGCTGGGCATCTCACGACCGGGACGCTTCGGCGCTGGTTCGCTGATATCGCTGTCCGGGCTGACGTCACAGTCGCGGGTAGTGCCCCCACACCGAAGCTCTGTCGCCGCTTCTGGTATTCGCTCTACGGGGAGGTTGTCCGCGACCTTGCTGAGCAGTTCGAGCCCATTGCGGCCGATCAGGGCAGTACGAGCGCCGATGTCGTCCTCTCGAACTATCTCTCGGAAGCTGAACGACGCTCACACCGGCGAGCTGCTATGGACTCCACGCTCTCGACACTCTTCGTCGAGGGATAG
- a CDS encoding response regulator: MSKGNGGNEEETTHKEEANQPVVLLVEDERGLAELYTRFLEDIYTVRTAYTGDEALELLDEAVDVALLDRRLETWSGDQLLSVIQDRKLDCQVALVTAIAPDFDVADLAIDEYLEKPISREDLLELVEELLLRSDSDITQQELLALISRKISIENEKSTPELEGSDEYARLKRRIEIAKQRLNLDLEQVGANKHRPDACPRCDLRWDLSVGDTIGFLNLGSYVWKCTGCGSVVKVPDPSSRRVARR, from the coding sequence ATGTCAAAAGGGAATGGTGGAAACGAGGAGGAGACCACCCATAAGGAAGAGGCCAATCAGCCAGTCGTTCTTCTCGTTGAAGACGAACGGGGTCTCGCTGAACTGTATACGAGATTTCTTGAAGATATCTATACTGTAAGAACGGCCTACACCGGCGATGAGGCACTGGAATTACTTGACGAAGCGGTTGACGTCGCATTACTTGACCGACGATTGGAAACATGGTCTGGCGACCAACTTCTGAGTGTAATTCAAGATCGAAAACTCGACTGCCAAGTTGCATTAGTGACTGCGATTGCTCCAGACTTCGATGTTGCTGACCTCGCTATTGACGAGTACCTCGAAAAACCGATTTCTCGGGAGGATTTACTGGAACTGGTCGAGGAACTGCTCCTTCGTTCAGACTCCGATATCACTCAACAGGAACTCCTTGCGCTCATTTCGCGGAAGATCTCGATCGAGAATGAAAAGTCAACACCTGAACTGGAGGGGAGTGACGAGTACGCAAGACTCAAACGACGAATCGAGATTGCGAAGCAACGACTCAATCTTGACCTAGAACAGGTTGGAGCAAACAAACATCGGCCCGATGCTTGCCCACGATGTGACCTGCGGTGGGACCTCAGTGTTGGCGACACGATTGGATTTCTCAACTTGGGATCTTATGTTTGGAAATGCACTGGATGCGGCAGTGTTGTGAAGGTTCCAGATCCATCAAGTCGCAGGGTAGCACGCCGGTA
- a CDS encoding ParA family protein, producing MLTYTPVSEAGGVGKTTTAATLAASHARAGQNVLIIDMDTQNGSLTYFFGPEYDRGDPNVDNLVRHLVGRPKGEFHDLAHTVEDGIDLIPSHNMLEDVHEFLLNEKTQAEKLGESYSMYHQLHRVLKDANVRDQYDVLIVDSAGKAGPILYNALVAVRNVVIPFEATAKGQESIEGLDDLVDGLEGSIGVDVGVLAVVPIGFKNTRDQREILAELRESGFPVPVVIGERGSLMEGCWKQQCSPYRYIDEHRERKRDYELDTLEQFDTLARHLEQEAGLKIPEVTA from the coding sequence ATGCTAACCTACACGCCGGTTTCGGAAGCTGGTGGCGTCGGGAAGACGACGACAGCTGCGACGCTCGCAGCGAGTCACGCGCGCGCGGGACAAAACGTCTTGATCATCGATATGGACACGCAGAACGGGAGCCTCACGTACTTCTTCGGGCCGGAGTACGATCGGGGCGACCCCAATGTCGACAATCTCGTTCGCCACCTCGTAGGCCGGCCGAAAGGGGAGTTCCACGACCTCGCTCACACTGTCGAGGACGGCATCGACCTCATACCGTCGCACAACATGCTGGAGGACGTCCACGAGTTCCTCCTCAACGAGAAAACACAGGCGGAGAAACTGGGTGAGTCATACAGTATGTACCACCAGCTCCACCGCGTGCTGAAAGACGCGAACGTACGAGACCAATACGACGTCCTCATCGTGGATTCTGCCGGGAAAGCAGGGCCAATTCTATACAACGCGCTCGTCGCAGTCCGCAACGTTGTTATTCCGTTCGAAGCAACTGCGAAAGGGCAAGAGTCGATCGAGGGGCTCGACGACCTCGTCGACGGGCTCGAGGGTAGCATCGGTGTCGATGTCGGTGTCCTCGCCGTCGTTCCGATCGGCTTCAAGAATACACGCGACCAGCGGGAGATCCTGGCTGAGCTTCGCGAGAGTGGGTTCCCCGTTCCAGTCGTGATCGGAGAGCGCGGCTCGCTGATGGAGGGCTGTTGGAAGCAGCAATGTAGCCCATATCGCTATATCGACGAGCACCGCGAGCGCAAACGTGACTACGAGCTCGATACGCTCGAACAGTTCGATACGCTCGCTCGCCATCTCGAGCAGGAAGCAGGGCTAAAAATCCCCGAGGTGACGGCCTGA
- a CDS encoding orc1/cdc6 family replication initiation protein — protein MLLEFDEQEGLIRDRSLLDPNHVVEEDRIVGRDEQLQEVTKMLRVALGDNRPPNLFLYGPSGTGKSLITKAVCKNISRICESRNIRFGTVEVNCQDLDTLGVAIYELAQRAADEAGVEVEVPKHGVATKDKWDELYRIVNENFDSVVFVLDELDMLVGRRDKQEPAFSRLLYQLSRAGVNDDLTAYISVVAISNDTKMMESVGSRAQSSFTPEDVHFDDYDAQQLQAILRRREDAFHAGVLDDDVIPLAAAFAAQTNGDARKAIDLMRVAGELVEREGDDRVREEHVRDAQDKVEKNRVLEVVRGISTQKKLCLYATAAVAAESDGGSARSTTGYRVYQFLTESISADQYHQETYVNKMKELTTYSLVDFERRSHGPSSGMFLEFQFGERPKTILETLREDSRIEKVEPEEVQTVAKAQVQNET, from the coding sequence ATGCTCCTCGAATTTGACGAGCAGGAGGGGCTGATCCGTGATCGGTCACTTCTCGACCCGAATCATGTCGTGGAGGAGGATCGGATCGTTGGTCGCGACGAGCAGCTCCAGGAAGTCACGAAGATGCTCCGGGTTGCCCTCGGGGACAACCGGCCACCGAACCTCTTCCTGTACGGTCCGTCGGGGACGGGCAAATCACTCATCACCAAAGCCGTCTGCAAGAACATCAGCCGGATCTGCGAGAGTCGGAACATTCGCTTCGGGACGGTCGAGGTCAACTGCCAAGATCTCGATACGCTCGGCGTCGCGATCTACGAACTCGCGCAGCGTGCAGCAGACGAAGCCGGCGTCGAGGTCGAGGTACCGAAACATGGTGTCGCGACGAAGGACAAGTGGGACGAACTCTACCGGATCGTCAACGAGAACTTCGATTCGGTCGTGTTTGTGCTCGACGAACTAGACATGCTCGTCGGCCGGCGTGACAAACAGGAGCCGGCGTTCTCCCGGCTTCTGTATCAGCTCTCGCGCGCGGGGGTCAACGACGACCTGACGGCGTACATCTCCGTCGTCGCCATCTCAAACGACACGAAGATGATGGAATCGGTGGGCAGCCGGGCCCAGAGTTCCTTTACGCCGGAGGACGTCCACTTCGACGACTACGACGCTCAGCAACTCCAGGCAATCCTCCGCCGACGCGAAGACGCGTTCCATGCCGGTGTCCTCGATGACGATGTCATCCCGTTGGCGGCGGCGTTCGCCGCCCAGACGAACGGTGACGCCCGCAAGGCGATCGATCTCATGCGTGTCGCCGGCGAACTCGTCGAGCGGGAGGGCGATGATCGCGTGCGTGAGGAGCACGTTCGCGACGCCCAGGATAAAGTCGAGAAGAATCGCGTCCTCGAGGTCGTGCGCGGTATCAGCACCCAGAAGAAGCTCTGTCTATATGCAACCGCGGCCGTGGCGGCAGAATCCGACGGCGGCTCCGCGCGGAGCACGACTGGCTATCGCGTGTACCAGTTCCTCACTGAGTCGATCAGCGCCGACCAGTACCACCAGGAGACCTACGTGAACAAGATGAAGGAACTGACGACGTACTCGCTCGTCGATTTCGAACGCCGGAGTCACGGCCCGAGTTCGGGGATGTTTCTCGAGTTCCAGTTCGGCGAACGCCCGAAGACGATTCTCGAGACGCTCCGCGAGGACTCCCGAATCGAGAAAGTCGAACCCGAGGAGGTACAGACGGTCGCCAAAGCACAGGTGCAAAACGAAACGTAG
- a CDS encoding PadR family transcriptional regulator, producing MYDLTGFQRDLLYCAAGFEEPHGLAIRDQLEDYYGSEVHAGKLYPNLDTLVEKGLIKKGELDKRTNFYTVTQRGQRELEARRVWETQYVDG from the coding sequence ATGTACGACCTCACTGGCTTTCAGCGCGATCTGCTCTACTGTGCTGCAGGGTTCGAGGAACCGCATGGCCTCGCTATTAGAGACCAACTGGAGGACTACTACGGGAGCGAGGTTCACGCTGGCAAACTCTATCCGAATCTCGACACGCTTGTGGAGAAAGGCCTCATCAAGAAGGGTGAGCTGGATAAGCGGACGAACTTCTATACGGTCACTCAGCGTGGCCAGCGCGAACTCGAGGCACGCCGGGTTTGGGAGACCCAGTACGTCGACGGCTAG
- a CDS encoding HFX_2341 family transcriptional regulator domain-containing protein, translated as MSTIVAELEAARIDVTTVAVDLFDMYGVLGEVTTIAAQHAEDLVHVNVSTGTKLSAIGAAIACMELSTNATAYYVHPEEYAHGDIDEPLTSEYADDEALPGYPIDSPTAEQVAVMDYVHRKDTTVYTPKKKDLIEFGKQAALPFYANSTAKSDKAAFGRLKSRILDPLTERKYVTVEHVGRRKQVSLTELGEDTLRAFRHKLSESPECGVVTSPRNRPGNDDD; from the coding sequence GTGTCGACGATCGTCGCGGAGTTGGAGGCGGCGCGCATCGACGTGACGACCGTCGCCGTAGACCTGTTCGACATGTACGGCGTGCTCGGCGAAGTGACGACCATCGCGGCCCAACACGCCGAGGATCTCGTCCACGTCAACGTCTCGACGGGGACGAAGCTGTCGGCGATCGGTGCTGCAATCGCCTGTATGGAACTCTCGACCAACGCGACTGCGTACTACGTCCACCCAGAGGAGTACGCTCACGGCGATATCGACGAACCGCTCACGTCGGAGTACGCTGACGACGAAGCGCTTCCAGGGTACCCGATCGATTCGCCGACGGCCGAACAGGTGGCGGTCATGGACTACGTACATCGGAAGGATACTACCGTCTACACGCCGAAGAAGAAGGACCTCATCGAGTTCGGGAAGCAGGCGGCTCTCCCATTCTATGCAAATTCGACCGCGAAATCCGACAAGGCAGCGTTCGGCCGCCTGAAGAGTCGGATTCTGGACCCACTCACCGAGCGCAAGTACGTCACCGTCGAGCACGTCGGTCGGCGCAAGCAGGTGTCCCTCACGGAACTCGGCGAGGATACGCTGCGAGCGTTTCGGCACAAGTTGTCGGAGTCACCGGAGTGCGGCGTCGTGACTTCTCCCCGAAATCGTCCGGGAAATGACGACGACTAG
- a CDS encoding HalOD1 output domain-containing protein: MTHNLAQLGGVQRQYDWSNVSPTVAIIETVAIFENGELTGAADVLETPLDEHVSTDALNKLVRNDSLTAVSLKIANYHVRISGNSVGVAPAETISDITW, translated from the coding sequence ATGACCCACAACCTCGCGCAATTGGGAGGAGTTCAACGCCAGTACGACTGGTCGAACGTCTCACCAACTGTGGCTATCATCGAAACGGTGGCTATCTTCGAAAACGGCGAACTAACAGGGGCGGCAGACGTGCTTGAAACACCTCTTGACGAGCACGTCAGTACTGACGCGCTTAACAAGCTTGTCAGGAACGATTCGCTCACAGCCGTTTCGCTCAAGATTGCTAACTATCATGTCCGAATCAGCGGGAATTCCGTAGGTGTCGCTCCTGCAGAAACCATCTCCGACATAACTTGGTAA
- a CDS encoding DUF6293 family protein: MRAASNSATIVDTELPAGEALGTAEELEIYPIDSPTRDQLAALAVIDACNTETRRTKYRTIIDMGVELGFDCFRDSADGKARYGKLRQHIIEPLEEKSYIEVDAVSSKSKYVSARASGRQTLRAFRHRIEDVIQELEGRSGPTIDFELDDPTATVREWAPQATGSGD; encoded by the coding sequence ATGCGCGCCGCCTCCAACTCCGCGACGATCGTCGACACCGAACTGCCGGCGGGAGAGGCGCTGGGAACCGCCGAGGAACTAGAGATCTACCCGATCGACTCGCCGACGCGCGACCAGCTCGCTGCCCTCGCCGTCATCGACGCTTGCAACACGGAGACGCGGCGGACGAAGTACCGGACCATCATCGACATGGGCGTGGAACTCGGGTTCGACTGCTTCCGGGACAGCGCCGACGGGAAGGCGCGGTACGGCAAGCTCCGCCAGCACATCATCGAGCCGCTCGAGGAGAAGTCGTACATCGAGGTCGACGCTGTGTCGAGCAAATCGAAGTACGTGAGCGCCAGAGCCTCCGGCCGGCAGACGCTCCGGGCGTTCCGCCACCGCATCGAGGACGTGATTCAGGAGTTGGAGGGGCGCAGCGGCCCGACTATCGACTTCGAACTCGACGACCCGACGGCCACGGTTCGGGAGTGGGCGCCCCAAGCAACGGGAAGCGGGGACTGA
- a CDS encoding DUF7344 domain-containing protein, translating to MAELARGIAAAETGAPPLEVPPNAYETAYVSVYQSHMPVLDASPADIVYSANPLPERRRFGGRSDVRTTSFKTHPRLRVSCSLSGYL from the coding sequence TTGGCGGAGCTGGCGCGGGGGATCGCCGCAGCAGAGACCGGCGCCCCGCCCCTGGAGGTCCCACCAAACGCGTACGAAACTGCGTATGTGAGTGTCTATCAGAGCCACATGCCGGTCCTCGACGCCTCTCCCGCCGATATCGTCTATTCGGCGAATCCGTTGCCCGAACGGCGCCGTTTCGGCGGTCGTTCCGACGTGCGAACGACGAGTTTCAAGACGCATCCCCGATTACGAGTGTCTTGTAGTCTATCTGGTTATTTGTAG
- a CDS encoding DUF7837 family putative zinc-binding protein has product MASSDRQLGVCPHCETDIHARDVLIEYREDNETGIWADCPHCSEVVHPQ; this is encoded by the coding sequence ATGGCATCCTCAGATAGACAACTTGGTGTCTGCCCGCACTGTGAGACCGACATTCACGCCCGAGATGTCCTCATCGAGTATCGTGAAGATAACGAGACGGGCATCTGGGCCGACTGCCCGCACTGCTCGGAAGTGGTGCATCCTCAGTAA